GCATCTCCGGGCTGCTGAAGGCCTTTCACTGGAACTTTGCCACCCATATCCTGGAGGCCGCCGAAGCGGCCGCTTCCTGTCAGGGGATCTACCCGGTGCTGGTCACCTCCTTCAAATGCTCCCCGGATTCCTTCGTGACCGAGTACTTCAAGCGGATCATGGAACGGGAAGGCAAGCCTTACCTGATCCTGCAATTGGACGAGCATGATTCCAGCGTGGGCTATGAAACCCGGATCGAGGCCGCTGTGCGGGCCTTCGGCAATCACTTCAGGGGGAAGACCCGGGCCATGGACCGCAAAATCCGGGAGATAAATCCCTGCACTGCAAACAAGGTCGGCGGCAAGACCCTGCTGCTTCCGAACTGGGACCCGATCTGTTGCCGGCTGATTGCCGCCAATCTGATCCGGTACGGATTGGATGCCCGGGTGCTGGAGGAAGACCGGCTCATGATCCAGAAGAGTCTGCGCTATAACACCGGCCAATGCCTGCCGCTCAATACCATTGCTCAGGAATTTATGGATTATATCGAAACCCATGAACTGGAACCGGATAAAACCCTGCTCTGGATGGGGGGCTCCGAGATCGCCTGCAATGTGCGGCTCTTTCCCTATTACATCCGGAGCATCCTGGAGGCCCGCGGCGGAGGCCTGGAAAAAGCCGGGGTGTATGTGGGAAACATCACCTTTACCGATCTGTCGCCGCGCATTGGTGTGGATGTGTACTTCGCCTATATGTTCGGAGGAGTCATTCGAAAAATGGCCTGCAAGCTCAGGCCCTATGAGGTGACCAGGGGGGAAACCGACCGGGCGGTTTCCCGGGCCGTTCAGGTCGCAACCGATTCCTTCCTGGGGAGGCAGGACCGCGAAGCGGCCGCTCGTGAAATTTCCCGGATGTTCCAGGATATCAAGACAGACCGCACCCAACCGCGTCCCCAGGTGGCCGTCTTCGGGGATCTCTATACCCGCGACAACGAGGTCATGAACCAGGACCTGATTCAGGCCATCGAGCAGGCCGGCGGGGAAGTAGTCACCACGCCCTACAGCGACCTCCTCAAGATGATCGCCGAGCCCTATTTCAGGCGCTGGCTGATCGAGAGGCATTACTGGGAGGTGCTGGTACACAAAGCCCTGCTCGGACTGGTTAATATCCTGGACCGGAAATATTACCGGATTTTTGAACCGGTGCTGGGCGCCCCTTATCCCGCTTACCCCCATACCGCCCTGGCAATCCTGTCGCGCTTCAATCTGATGGTACAGCACGCCGGTGAGTCTATGGAAAACCTGGTCAAGATTTTTTCCCTGCTGCGACTTTATCCCGGGATCTCCCTATTCGTCCAGGCCAGCCCGGCCTTCTGCTGCCCCTCCCTGGTGACCGAGGCCATGGGCCGGGACATCGAGCGCCAGACCGGCATCCCGGTGGTTTCCATTACCTATGACGGAACCGGCAGCCGCAAGAACGATGTCATTATTCCCTATATCCAATATGCGGCCCAGTCCCTCACCAACGGCCGGCAGGGGACCCCTTCCAGCCTTATGTAAACCTTTTCAGGACATGGAAGGTGCGGACGTGGTGGTATTGGTGAAAGGTTAAAACATAGGGGGTAGGGTGGGTGGATTGAAACGGAACCCACCAATTTGGGATTGTAAATTGAGATATTGGTGGGTTGCACTTCGTTCCACCCACCCTACGGGAACTTGAGGATACAGGATGGGGATTTATAGACTTCTTCCTGAAGTCGTTCAATTTCCATTTTGGTATTTTGAGAAAAAGAGGTTCGACAGAAACTGAATCACAGGACAAAAGGTATATTATCCAGAAAACTGTGCAATAAATTCCGTGTGAGATAAAATGGACCTTTATCTTAGATCGACTGACATAATTGATTGGAAGACGACAGCAATTTTAAAGCAGGCACGCAGCCTGGTAGAAAATGATTCTGGGCCTGTCAGAATCGCAAAAATTTGTTTTGAGTGGGTGCGTGACAATATAAGCCATAGTGGAGATACAAAATCGTCGGTTACGACATGTCGAGCATCTGAAGTTCTGGCAAGTGGCACAGGTTGGTGCTTCGCGAAAAGCCATCTACTTGCGGCTCTGCTCCGTGCGAACAGCATTCCGGCAGGATTCTGCTATCAGCGACTTTGTCGTGACGACGGTAATGGATTTACGCTCCATGGTTTGAATGCTGTATATTTGCCGGAAATCGGGTGGTACAGAATTGATGCAAGGGGAAATAAAGTTGGTGTTGATGCCCAGTTCTCCCCACCCTTAGAAAAATTAGCCTTTCTTCCTAAGGCAGAAGGGGAGTTTGATTTCCCCGAGATTTGGCCTGACCCAACAGATATTGTTGTTGAGTGTCTGAAAAAGTTCGAGGGCTGGGAATCGGTAGAAAAAAATTTACCTGATATTTCTTTAATCAGAGACCCACAGAACAATTTTTTGCACAGGACGCCAAACAGCCGGCGCCTGTAAAAATAACGTTCACAGAAGAAAGGAGAGCTATTGTCCGACAATTACGAAATATCTACGGACAAATCAAGATTGGATGTCCGTGTGATACACGATTTCATCAGCAACAGATCCTATTGGGGGAAAGGCAGGACAATGGAGGCGGTGCGTAAGACCATTGAGAACTCCTTGTGCTTTGGAGTCTACGACAAAGACGACAGCCTTGTGGGTTTTGCGAGGATAGTAACTGACTGCACGATATTCGCTCACATGATGGACGTCTTTGTTTTGGAGGAGCATAAAAACCGCGGACTGGGGAAAAGACTTATGGAATACATAGTAGGCCACCCCGATCTCCAAGACCTCCGTTTATGGCGTCTCGATACCAACGATGCTCATGGGTTGTACCAGAAGTATGGGTTTCGGAAGCCGGCATTTCCAGAAAAGATCATGGAAAGGCGGAAAGAACCTGCGAACCTGGCGGTGTTGCGGATCGCCGATAGAGCCGCTCCCGGTTAGCTTTGTGTTAACTTTCAAACCGTAATCATTAATTCAAGCACATACCAATCAAGCATATTTGTAGGTGAAGTCCCCCAATAGCGGTATGGTAAAAATAGAATATGCCGGAAAACAAGTGGGGGCCTGATGACCACAACGGAAAAGCTTATTGAGAAGGTCAGAGGGTACTCCATCAGTTTGAATTTTGAGGAGACTTGTCTATTGGCCGAAAAGGGGGGTTTCTTTTTAATTATATCGGGGAAACCCGTCCCGGAGCCTAAAACCATTCGGAAGGTGGCCTGACTTCTGCCGGATAGGTGATTTTGGCCGGATTAATGGCCGGGCTTCTTCGACATGTTGGCGCATTGGCGTGTTGGGCGCGATATATCTCTTTGATAACCCCCATTTTATAGGTACAATAAACTGTACAGGAGGGCCGAATGGATGCAATAACCTATACCTCTGCAAGGCAACACCTTGCAAAAACAATGGAAAAAGTTTGTAGGGACCATGCCCCGGTTATTGTAACACGTAAGTCTGGGAATTCTGTGGTCATTTTGTCACTTGAGGACTATGAAGCCCTTGAAGAAACAACCTACCTATTACGGTCGCCAAGAAACACAAGGCGATTAATGGAATCTATTGCCCAGCTTGAGAACTGAAAAGGAGCCGAAAAGGACCTACCGATTTTTGGTATTACCAGAAATCGGCAGGCGGCCAATAACCGGGGCGGCTTGGGGTGGGGTTTTATGTTCTGGGAGGACCCGGTCAGATTTTCGGGGATGCTGGCCAATAAATCACAAAAGGGGCCTTAACAAATCTGACTGAAAAATTCAGTCAGAATCACAATAAACGTTGAAACAAACGTTGTTCCTTTTATCCAGTAATTCATTAATGACGGCTTCGTAAAAAGTCTCCCGGCCCTTCACTCCGGGGAACCCCGGATCAGGTCCGGGGCAGGCGCCGAGGTCCAGAACCAATTAAAAAGACTGGATTCCGGCTTTCGCCGGAATGACGTAATGCGAGTTTTAGCGACTTTTTACATGTTCATCAATTTTAGCACGGTGAAAGGATTGTCGGTCATGGATAACGCTATTTATTTTAACATCTTGGTCAAGGAATCCGAAGAAGGCTATCCGGCCCATTGTCTTGATCTGGACCTGGTGACCACGGCTCCTACCATTGAGCAAGTGACAGAAGACATAGCCGATGTCATCGCCTGTCAAGTGGATTACGCCTTTACCTATGACAATCTGGACAATCTTTATCACCCGGCTCCGCCTGCCGTCTGGGACGAATTCTTCAAATGCCAGCCGATTCCATCAGGCCATAGCCAGCAGGTTGGGTGAAAAACCAACGGAACCTGCTATTCATAACTTGACATCTCTTTCATAAGCTATAAAATACTGGGATGAATAAGCAAAAGGGAGGGAAAGGTAGGAAAAAGATGGAATCGGCAATTTTATTTGACACGCTGGCTTATGCTAAAAAGATGAAAGAGGCCGGTTTTACAGACAAACAGGCTGAAACCCAAGCCGAAGCCTTGGCGGAAATAATTGGAACCAATCTGGCAACCAAGCAAGACCTCAAAGAATTAGAGGCACGCCTGACCGCCTCCATTATTAAATGGGTGGCTGGGATGCTGGTAGCCCAGGCCGCCGTCATTGCCGCCCTGGTCAAATTATTATAACTATAAGTCGGTAACCGGATGACCCCCGTGCTTGCCATAGAACCCAACAATCTGATCCTGCGCTATTATGGATATCGCACCCAATCCGGCCGGTGGGTCGGGGCGAGATGGAAAGTGGAAAACGCCCCATTGGTAAGGAAATGGCAAAGCGCCTGGGAAAGGTGCTGAATATCAGTTACAAAGTGTTTTTATAGATCCGACCAATTTTGAGACAACCGGTCACAATTTGGGCACAGAAATAAAAAAGGGGAAAGCCCTAATAAGCTAACCCCTTGAAATGATGGTAGGCGGTCCCGGATTTGAACCGGGGACTTCCACCGTGTGAGGATGGCACTCTAACCGCTGAGTTAACCGCCCGAAAGATGTATTTCCTTTCTACCCAATATCGGGAATTTTTTCAAGGGGAAAATGGATAACGGGAAAGAATCTAAAAAGCCCCGGAGTAAATCAATTCCACCTCTTTTTCCGAGAGATCCCTGGGATTGGGAATAAACAACCGGGCCTGTTTCATCCCGCCCTCCACCAATTTCGGGAGGGCCGACCTGGGGATCTGGTAAGCGGAAAGATCGCAGGGGATATTGACGGACGTTAACAGGTTTTTAACCGCCTCCACGGATTTCCGGGCCGCCTCCTGGGGTGAGAGTCCGGCTACCGGCTCGCCCATAGCCGAGGCGATTTCCCCGTATTTTTCATAATTCCCAGAAAGGTTATAGGCCATGACATGGGGGAGCATGACGGCATTGGAGCGGCCATGGGAGAGATGATATTCCGTACCGAGGACGTAGGCCAGCCCATGGACTGCCCCAAGCCCCCCACTGGTGAAAGCCGTTCCCGCCAGGTTGGCGGCCAATAACAGATTATAGCGGGCCTCGATATTACTCCCCTTGGCAAAGGCTTTCGGAAGGTTCCGGGCGATCAAGGTTATGGCCGCCATGGAAAGGATTTCAGCAAAGGGAGTGGTGTTGACCGAAACATAGGCCTCTATGGCATGGACCAGGGCATCCAGGCCGGTATCGGCCGTTACCCAAGGGGGCAGGGTGACCGTCAAAGAGGGGTCTAAGATGGCCGCATCGGCCAGAAGATAATTACTATAGACCACCTTTTTGGTATTATCGGTTTCATCGGTCATCACAAAAACCCTGGTGGCTTCACTGCCCGTGCCGGCGGTGGTGGGGATCAGGATTTTGGGAAGGCCCCGCCGGGGAATCGTATCCTGGCCGACATAGTCCAGGGCTGATTTACCGCCGGGGGCCAGGGCAGCCGCGCCTTTGGCTACATCGAGCGTGCTCCCCCCGCCCAGACCCACGACCAGGTCACAGTTTTTTTCCTGTATCGTCCGCATGCAGGCATCCACTACGCGTACCGGGGGATCGGGCTCAACCTGATCAAAAATTTCCACCTCCAGGCCTTCGGATTCCAAAACTTTTTGAGGGCCGGCCACCATTCCGGATTTCATTACCCCGGGATCGGTTACGATAAGCACCCGGTGTCCGCCCAGGGCCAAAGTCTCTTTACCCAGGGAATCCATCCCCCCTTTTCCCAGGATCGTTTTTTGAGGAGATAGTAGAATAGAAACCTTATTCAAATGGTGGACCGTTTCGAGCATGATGTTCTCCGACTAAATTCTTAAAAAAAATATTTGACAGGATTAACAGGATTTACTTTTTTTGGCTCAGGCTCTGAAGGACCCTGAGCAACCTCGATCCGTCTATGTCCTGTTGAAATCTGGACCCCGGCTTCCGCCGGGGTGACGGTAAAGGGAGGGCGAGTCCGTTGATTATTGCCGGCCTGATCAGAGGCCCAGATATCTCTTTAAGATCTCCTGGTTCTCCCGAAGAAGGCCGACTGCACCGTCCCATTTAACCTGCCCTTTTTCCAGGATATAAGCCCGGTCGGACAGGTTGAGGGTCACCTTGGAATTCTGCTCGGACAGCAGGATGGTCATGCCTTCCTCTTTCAAGGCCCTGATCTGAACTTCCAGCTCTTTAACAATCAGCGGCGAAAGGCCTTCGGTGGGTTCATCCAGGAGCAGCAGTTCGGGATTGCCCATCAGGGTCCTGGCGATCGTCAACATTTGCTGCTCCCCTCCGGAAAGGGTCCCACCCATTTGGGTCTGTCTGGTTTTTAAGATCGGAAATATCTGATAAACCCGCTCCAGAGTCCAGGGGCCCTTTTGTCCCTTTTTCAGCCCCATTTCCAGGTTTTCCTTAACCGTCAGGTCCGGGAAAATGATCCGGTCCTCGGGTACGAAGCCGATCCCCAGATAGGCTATTTCAAAAGGCCTTTTGCCTCGGAGAGCCGTCCCATTGAAGCTGATGTTGCCGGACCGGGGAACGGTCAAACCCATAATGCTTCTTATAAGGGTCGTTTTCCCCACGCCGTTACGGCCCAGGACGCAAACCACTTCCCCTTTTTCCACCTGAATAGATACGTCAAACAGGATATGACTGATACCGTAATAGGTATTGATATTATTTACTTCCAGCAACATCATGTTTCCTCTGCCAGATAGATTTTTTGGACCTGATCATTTGCCCGTATCTCCTTGGGGGTCCCTTCGGCGATAACGGTCCCGTAATGCATGACCCTGACCTTTTCCGATATGCCGAAGACGATATTCATGTCGTGCTCTATAAAAAGGAGGGTCAGGTTTCGGGAGCGCACGATCCGATGGATCAGCTCCATGGTTTTATGGGATTCCTCCGGGCTCATTCCGGCGGTCGGTTCATCCAGCAAAATAAGCTCGGGATAGGTTCCCAGGGTTATCCCGATCTCCAATAACCTCTGGTCCCCGTGGGCCAGCAGACCGGCCAGCCTGTCCTTTTGGTCCCCGAGCCCCAAGTTACCAAGGATTTCATCGGTTTCTTTCTGGAAAAAATGGTCGGCTTTTTGAAAAAGATTGCGGGTCCTTTTCTGCCAGGCCATTAAGGCCACCTGGATATTATCAAAAGCCGTCAGTCTGGGAAAAATATTGGTCTTCTGAAAAGACCGGCCGATACCGGTCTGACAGATCCGGTGGGGAGACAAGGCGGTGATTTCCCGGTCTTTGAAATAGACGGCCCCGGAATCCGCTTTAAGATGGCCGGTCAGGATGTTGAACAGGGTCGTTTTGCCGGCTCCGTTAGGTCCGATGATGGAGCTGATTTCCCCCTTCTGCATGGCAAAAGAGACGTTGTTGACCGCCATCAGTCCCCCAAAGGTTTTCTTTAGTTTTTCAACGCGAAACATTATGGGTTAAGCCTGTTCCCCCCTTCTCCGACGTAAGGCCAGGCGCTCGGCTATAAATCCGGCTATGCCCCCCCGAAGAAAAAGCAAAAGGATGATAATGATCAGGCCCAGGACTAATGGCCAGAATTGGGTGTAGCCGGTGATCACCTTGTCCAGAAATAAATAGACGATCGATCCAACGATGGGTCCGAAAAAGTTATAAATGCCGCCCAGGAGGCAGACCACCAGCATTTCGGTGGACTTTATCCAGTGGGCGTAGTTGGGGAAGACATTCTTGTTGAACCCGCAAAACAAGGATCCGGCCACCCCCAAAAAAAATCCGGAAAGGACAAAGGTGGCTAACTGATAGAGGCGGACCGGGATACCGATCGATTCCGCCCGCTGGGCATTTTCTCTCATGGCTTGAAGGGTCTTGCCGAAAGGAGACTTAATAATCATCCACAGCAGGGCCAGACAAAAAACGACCACGATTAAACTGAAGTAATAATAATGGGGGATGGATCTTAAAATTTCAGGCAGGGGGATGTCGACAATACCATTATCGCCCTTGGTAAAATCATACCATTCAAAAATGATGGTATGGATGATCTGGGCAAAAGCCAGGGTCAGGAGGGCGAAATAAACATGGGTCAGGCGGACACAAAACCAGCCTATGGGGATGGCCGTCAAAGCCGCGATGACCGGACCGGCCGCGAAGGCCAGGACAAAAGGAAGCTTGGTGTTCGTCAAAATCAAGGCGGTGGCATAAGCGCCTACGGCATAAAAACCGGCCGGTCCGAAGGAGACCATACCGGCATACCCCAACATCAGGTTGAGTCCGCCGGCGGCCAGGGCCAGGATCAACATCTCGGTAACCAGGCTCAGCCAACCGACGGGAAGAAATATCGGCAAAGCCAGGAACCCCGCCAGCAAGACGATTATCCCAAGCGCCTTTCCCGACCAGTCCATTTTTGCAAGCGACTGTCTCATTCAGCTTTTCCCATCAGCCCCCAGGGGCGAATAATCAGGACCACGATCATTAAAATAAATCCGAAAGCCACGGCCAGTCTTGGGGCGACCAGTATCCCAAAGGCGTTGACCAGCCCGAAAATCAAAGACCCCAAAAAGGCACCGGACAGGCTGCCCAGTCCTCCGACGACGATGATAATAAAACACTCGATCAGGATGATCATATCCATGCCGGGCATGGCCGAGGCGGTTGGCACCACCAGGGTGCCTCCCAGCCCGGCCAGCCAGGAACCGAGCATGAAGACCACCGTATAGACCAGGGGGACATTCGTCCCCAGGGCGTTGGCCATTTCCCGGTTGTAGGTCATGGCGCGAATGACCTTTCCCAGCCGGGTGTATCTGATCAGGGCCCATAAACCGATAAAGACCAACGGTCCGCAAAAGATCAGAAAGACATTATAGCTGGGAAAGGGCATTCCCATAAAAAATATCGGTCCGTTGAGAGGCCAGGGGGCGGGAACCAGATGATATTCCACCCCCCAGGCCAATTTGCACAAATCCCCGATGACCAGGACCAGGGCAAAGGTCAGAAGATATTGGTCCAAAGGCTCCCGATCATAGATCCGGCGCAACAAAAGGACCTCCACCAAGCCTCCGAAAATCGCCACTCCCACCGGGGCCAGAAGTAAAGACCACCAAAAGGCTCCTGTGAACTGGGCGATGACCGAACTGATCCAGTAACACATATAGGCGCCCATCATATAGAGGGCGCCATGGGCCAGATTGAGGATACGCAGGGTGCCGAAGACCAGGGAAAGGCCGACGGCGATGAGGAATATGACCATCCCGGTGCTGATTCCACTTAAGATCTGAATGACTAACCCTTGAAGCGTCATGGTTCCCCTTACTTTTTCTTTCTAAGGGCCTCAATTTCAGCGCAACCGGAGTAGGCTTTGGCCTGCTCCAGCAAAACGGGATTGGTGATATGGGGCCACGGTAAATCAGGGGTTACGGCCACCGGGCCAACCCAGAAGGGCCAGAGGGTTTGATGGTCGCAGGCCCTGATCTGCAATTTGCCGACCACGGTGTTGAGTTCCATGCCTTCCATGGCATTGATGACCTTCTCAATGTCAACGGCCTTGACTTTTTCTATGGCCTGTTTCAAGACATAGACTGTGGTGTATCCGGATACGGAGACCCCGGCAAACATTCCGGAAGCCTTGTTGAATTTAGGCCAATAGGCCTTGCTGATAGGATTGTCAATGATCCAATAAGGATAGTGGCTTCCACCCAAGACCCCTTTGGGGAAAATATCTTTGCCCATTTTGCCCAGAGCTTCAACCCCGCCCCAGTCCTGCCCGCAATGTTTTACCCGGTCGAAGTAACCGAAAGCCCAGGCCGCCTTGGTAAATGAAATAACATCGCCCCCCCACAGGGAACAATAGACAAAATCAGCGCCGGAAGACATGATTTTGGAGATATAGGGCGTCCAATCCTGGTTGCCCAGTTTGGGCCAGAGTTCGCCTACGATTTTGGCCTCGGGGACCAGTTTGGTATAAGAGGCCATAAAGTCGGCTTTCGACTTATGGCCGTACTCGTAATCGGGGCCGATAATGAACACCTTTTTACCGCCCCAATATTTTGCTGCGGCATTGGCCATGGAACGGGTATAGGTGTCGGTGTTGGTGGTGAGTCTGAAAACATAGCGATGGCCTTTTTCCTCGGTTATCGCTGCTGATTGAGCGGTAGTGATGATAAAAGGCACTTTGGCTTCCTTACAATAGGCCGAAACAGCCAGGGCCACGGCGCTGCTCACCGTTCCCTGAATCCATTGGACCTTATGATTCAGGATCAGATCCTTG
Above is a genomic segment from Deltaproteobacteria bacterium containing:
- a CDS encoding transglutaminase family protein, with protein sequence MDLYLRSTDIIDWKTTAILKQARSLVENDSGPVRIAKICFEWVRDNISHSGDTKSSVTTCRASEVLASGTGWCFAKSHLLAALLRANSIPAGFCYQRLCRDDGNGFTLHGLNAVYLPEIGWYRIDARGNKVGVDAQFSPPLEKLAFLPKAEGEFDFPEIWPDPTDIVVECLKKFEGWESVEKNLPDISLIRDPQNNFLHRTPNSRRL
- a CDS encoding GNAT family N-acetyltransferase, translated to MSDNYEISTDKSRLDVRVIHDFISNRSYWGKGRTMEAVRKTIENSLCFGVYDKDDSLVGFARIVTDCTIFAHMMDVFVLEEHKNRGLGKRLMEYIVGHPDLQDLRLWRLDTNDAHGLYQKYGFRKPAFPEKIMERRKEPANLAVLRIADRAAPG
- a CDS encoding type II toxin-antitoxin system prevent-host-death family antitoxin, with the protein product MDAITYTSARQHLAKTMEKVCRDHAPVIVTRKSGNSVVILSLEDYEALEETTYLLRSPRNTRRLMESIAQLEN
- a CDS encoding DUF1640 domain-containing protein; protein product: MESAILFDTLAYAKKMKEAGFTDKQAETQAEALAEIIGTNLATKQDLKELEARLTASIIKWVAGMLVAQAAVIAALVKLL
- a CDS encoding iron-containing alcohol dehydrogenase, which produces MLETVHHLNKVSILLSPQKTILGKGGMDSLGKETLALGGHRVLIVTDPGVMKSGMVAGPQKVLESEGLEVEIFDQVEPDPPVRVVDACMRTIQEKNCDLVVGLGGGSTLDVAKGAAALAPGGKSALDYVGQDTIPRRGLPKILIPTTAGTGSEATRVFVMTDETDNTKKVVYSNYLLADAAILDPSLTVTLPPWVTADTGLDALVHAIEAYVSVNTTPFAEILSMAAITLIARNLPKAFAKGSNIEARYNLLLAANLAGTAFTSGGLGAVHGLAYVLGTEYHLSHGRSNAVMLPHVMAYNLSGNYEKYGEIASAMGEPVAGLSPQEAARKSVEAVKNLLTSVNIPCDLSAYQIPRSALPKLVEGGMKQARLFIPNPRDLSEKEVELIYSGAF
- a CDS encoding ABC transporter ATP-binding protein; its protein translation is MLEVNNINTYYGISHILFDVSIQVEKGEVVCVLGRNGVGKTTLIRSIMGLTVPRSGNISFNGTALRGKRPFEIAYLGIGFVPEDRIIFPDLTVKENLEMGLKKGQKGPWTLERVYQIFPILKTRQTQMGGTLSGGEQQMLTIARTLMGNPELLLLDEPTEGLSPLIVKELEVQIRALKEEGMTILLSEQNSKVTLNLSDRAYILEKGQVKWDGAVGLLRENQEILKRYLGL
- a CDS encoding ABC transporter ATP-binding protein — protein: MFRVEKLKKTFGGLMAVNNVSFAMQKGEISSIIGPNGAGKTTLFNILTGHLKADSGAVYFKDREITALSPHRICQTGIGRSFQKTNIFPRLTAFDNIQVALMAWQKRTRNLFQKADHFFQKETDEILGNLGLGDQKDRLAGLLAHGDQRLLEIGITLGTYPELILLDEPTAGMSPEESHKTMELIHRIVRSRNLTLLFIEHDMNIVFGISEKVRVMHYGTVIAEGTPKEIRANDQVQKIYLAEET
- a CDS encoding branched-chain amino acid ABC transporter permease yields the protein MRQSLAKMDWSGKALGIIVLLAGFLALPIFLPVGWLSLVTEMLILALAAGGLNLMLGYAGMVSFGPAGFYAVGAYATALILTNTKLPFVLAFAAGPVIAALTAIPIGWFCVRLTHVYFALLTLAFAQIIHTIIFEWYDFTKGDNGIVDIPLPEILRSIPHYYYFSLIVVVFCLALLWMIIKSPFGKTLQAMRENAQRAESIGIPVRLYQLATFVLSGFFLGVAGSLFCGFNKNVFPNYAHWIKSTEMLVVCLLGGIYNFFGPIVGSIVYLFLDKVITGYTQFWPLVLGLIIIILLLFLRGGIAGFIAERLALRRRRGEQA
- a CDS encoding branched-chain amino acid ABC transporter permease → MTLQGLVIQILSGISTGMVIFLIAVGLSLVFGTLRILNLAHGALYMMGAYMCYWISSVIAQFTGAFWWSLLLAPVGVAIFGGLVEVLLLRRIYDREPLDQYLLTFALVLVIGDLCKLAWGVEYHLVPAPWPLNGPIFFMGMPFPSYNVFLIFCGPLVFIGLWALIRYTRLGKVIRAMTYNREMANALGTNVPLVYTVVFMLGSWLAGLGGTLVVPTASAMPGMDMIILIECFIIIVVGGLGSLSGAFLGSLIFGLVNAFGILVAPRLAVAFGFILMIVVLIIRPWGLMGKAE
- a CDS encoding ABC transporter substrate-binding protein; translated protein: MRRTVIITLIATLLGFLASVPIYAAEPIKFGFLHSLSGGVGQVYGIPDQEAVKIAVDEINKAGGILGRPLEMIARDDKLNPENAIREAKDLILNHKVQWIQGTVSSAVALAVSAYCKEAKVPFIITTAQSAAITEEKGHRYVFRLTTNTDTYTRSMANAAAKYWGGKKVFIIGPDYEYGHKSKADFMASYTKLVPEAKIVGELWPKLGNQDWTPYISKIMSSGADFVYCSLWGGDVISFTKAAWAFGYFDRVKHCGQDWGGVEALGKMGKDIFPKGVLGGSHYPYWIIDNPISKAYWPKFNKASGMFAGVSVSGYTTVYVLKQAIEKVKAVDIEKVINAMEGMELNTVVGKLQIRACDHQTLWPFWVGPVAVTPDLPWPHITNPVLLEQAKAYSGCAEIEALRKKK